In Achromobacter xylosoxidans A8, a single window of DNA contains:
- a CDS encoding MarR family winged helix-turn-helix transcriptional regulator, with product MNDLVDLVISQWTRECPAQDFAAMSVVTRVFRLNALAARNVNRSFRNYDLHQGEFDVLATLYRSGAPYALNPQKLVEALLLTSGAMTNRLDRLEQAGLLTRSPNPEDRRGVIVSLTAEGLRVIKLVLKDYLKDLNELLEPLSASERKQLAGLLKKLLIKQDQDTPGGIGT from the coding sequence ATGAATGACCTTGTCGATCTGGTGATCTCGCAATGGACCCGCGAATGCCCAGCCCAGGACTTCGCCGCCATGTCCGTCGTCACCCGCGTGTTCCGCCTGAACGCGCTGGCCGCGCGCAACGTTAACCGCAGCTTCCGCAATTACGACCTGCACCAGGGCGAATTCGACGTGCTGGCCACGCTGTACCGCAGCGGCGCCCCCTATGCGCTGAATCCGCAGAAGCTGGTGGAGGCTCTGCTGCTGACCTCCGGCGCGATGACCAACCGGCTCGATCGCCTGGAACAGGCCGGCCTGCTCACGCGCAGCCCCAACCCGGAAGACCGGCGCGGCGTCATCGTGTCGCTCACGGCCGAGGGCCTGCGCGTCATCAAGCTGGTGTTGAAGGACTATCTGAAAGACCTCAATGAACTGCTCGAGCCCCTGTCCGCCAGCGAGCGCAAGCAGCTTGCCGGCCTGCTCAAGAAGCTGCTGATCAAGCAAGACCAGGACACGCCCGGCGGCATCGGCACCTGA
- a CDS encoding MFS transporter, protein MTSASQSSQTPALTAPIILLMSVATGLAVASNYYAQPLLHTISEQFSLSTATAGTIVTTAQLSYALGLMLLVPLGDMFERRGLVVLMSLLSSVGLLISAFAPNITVLILGTALTGMLSVVAQILVPFAATLAAPHERGKAVGTVMSGLLLGILLARTVAGALADVGSWRTVYWVAAILTLGMSAALWRLLPRHQSPAGLSYPRLLGSILRMFIEEPLFRARSLLGGLLFAAFSMLWTPLTFLLASPPYQYSNTTIGLFGLAGAAGAYAANRFGRMADRGMGNLATRVGLLLLLGSWGLMAFGQVSVLALLAGILIQDLAIQGVHVTNTSSLYRLRPEARSRLTAGYMTSYFIGGASGSLVSSWLYAHFGWPGVVTAGAVLGVITLAYGALAPSARIPETAPSPARA, encoded by the coding sequence ATGACTTCCGCTTCCCAGTCCTCCCAGACGCCGGCGCTGACGGCGCCCATCATCCTGCTGATGTCGGTGGCCACCGGCCTCGCCGTCGCCAGCAACTACTACGCCCAACCGCTGCTGCACACCATCAGCGAGCAATTCTCGCTGTCCACCGCCACGGCCGGCACTATCGTCACCACCGCGCAGCTGAGCTACGCCCTGGGCCTGATGCTGCTGGTGCCGCTGGGCGACATGTTCGAGCGCCGCGGCCTGGTCGTGCTGATGAGTCTGCTGTCTTCGGTCGGCCTGCTGATTTCCGCCTTCGCCCCCAACATTACCGTGCTGATCCTGGGCACCGCGCTGACCGGCATGCTGTCCGTGGTGGCGCAGATTCTGGTGCCCTTCGCCGCAACGCTGGCCGCGCCCCACGAACGGGGCAAGGCCGTGGGCACGGTCATGAGCGGCCTGCTGCTGGGCATCCTGCTGGCCCGCACCGTCGCGGGCGCGCTCGCTGACGTGGGCAGTTGGCGCACGGTGTACTGGGTCGCCGCCATCCTGACGCTGGGCATGTCCGCCGCCCTGTGGCGCCTGCTGCCGCGCCACCAGAGTCCGGCCGGGCTGAGCTACCCGCGCCTCCTGGGCTCGATCCTGCGCATGTTCATCGAGGAACCGCTGTTCCGCGCCCGTTCGCTGCTGGGCGGGCTGCTGTTCGCGGCCTTCAGCATGTTGTGGACACCCCTGACCTTCCTGCTGGCCAGCCCGCCTTACCAATACAGCAACACCACCATAGGCCTGTTCGGCCTGGCGGGCGCCGCCGGCGCCTACGCCGCCAACCGCTTCGGCCGTATGGCAGACCGGGGCATGGGCAACCTGGCCACCCGCGTCGGGTTGCTGTTGCTGCTGGGCTCGTGGGGGCTGATGGCGTTTGGCCAGGTATCGGTGCTGGCCCTGCTGGCTGGCATCCTGATACAGGACCTGGCGATCCAGGGCGTGCACGTCACCAACACCAGCTCCCTCTACCGCCTGCGCCCCGAGGCGCGCAGCCGGCTGACCGCGGGCTACATGACCAGCTACTTCATCGGCGGCGCATCCGGTTCGCTGGTATCGTCCTGGCTGTACGCCCATTTTGGCTGGCCCGGCGTGGTCACGGCGGGCGCCGTCCTCGGGGTGATTACGCTGGCTTATGGCGCCCTGGCGCCCAGTGCGCGCATCCCGGAAACGGCTCCGTCCCCTGCCCGCGCCTAG
- the leuS gene encoding leucine--tRNA ligase — MQERYLPTTVEAAAHQDWQARDVYLVHEQAKNADGSEKPKFYACSMLPYPSGKLHMGHVRNYTINDMMARQLRMRGYNVLMPMGWDAFGMPAENAAIKSKVPPAKWTYDNIAYMKKQMKAMGLAIDWSREMCACDPQYYKWNQWLFLKMLEKGVAYRKTQVVNWDPVDQTVLANEQVIDGRGWRSGALVEKREIPGYYLRITDYADELLGAVQNDLPGWPERVRLMQENWIGKSEGLRFAFPHQIAGQDGQLIQDGKLYVFTTRADTIMGVTFCAVAPEHPLATQAALSNPQLAAFIEQCKLGGTTEAEMATREKEGMPTGLFVTHPVTGAEVEVWVGNYVLMSYGDGAVMGVPAHDERDFAFARKYDLPIVQVVDVAGKEYSTNAWQEWYGDKQAGRTINSGKYDGLSHKEAVDAIAVDLGAQGLGEKQTTWRLRDWGISRQRYWGTPIPIIHCADCGPVPVPEKDLPVVLPDDLIPDGSGNPLTKNEAFLSCACPNCGKPARRETDTMDTFVDSSWYFMRYTSPGNNNAMVDARNDYWMPMDQYIGGIEHAVLHLLYARFWTKVMRDMGLLNFDEPFTKLLCQGMVLNHIYSRKTPQGGIEYFWPEDVENVYDDRGAIVGAKLKSDGSAITYGGVGTMSKSKNNGVDPQSLIDTLGADTARLFVMFASPPEQTLEWSDSGVEGSNRFLRRLWSISYGQREAIARGLAHGADWSQAPAPVKDLRREVYGLLKQADYDYQRIQYNTVVSACMKMLNAIDDAKLPEGAPADAAYAETLGVLLRVLYPVVPHITWHLWRDLGYAHELGDLLDAPWPHVDEAALVADEIELMLQVNGKLRGSIRVAAKAAKEDIEKLAASQEEVARFLEGRPPKRVIVVPGKLVNVVG; from the coding sequence ATGCAGGAACGTTACCTTCCCACTACCGTCGAAGCAGCCGCCCACCAAGACTGGCAGGCCCGCGACGTCTATCTGGTCCATGAACAAGCCAAGAACGCCGACGGCTCCGAAAAGCCGAAGTTCTACGCCTGCTCCATGCTGCCCTACCCCAGCGGCAAGCTGCACATGGGCCACGTGCGCAACTACACCATCAACGACATGATGGCGCGCCAGCTGCGCATGCGCGGCTACAACGTCCTGATGCCCATGGGCTGGGATGCCTTCGGCATGCCGGCGGAAAACGCCGCCATCAAGTCCAAGGTGCCGCCGGCGAAGTGGACGTACGACAACATCGCCTACATGAAGAAGCAGATGAAGGCGATGGGCCTGGCCATCGACTGGTCTCGCGAAATGTGCGCCTGCGATCCCCAGTACTACAAGTGGAACCAGTGGCTGTTCCTCAAGATGCTGGAAAAGGGCGTGGCCTACCGCAAGACCCAGGTCGTCAACTGGGATCCGGTGGACCAGACCGTGCTGGCCAATGAACAGGTCATCGACGGCCGCGGCTGGCGCTCGGGCGCCCTGGTCGAGAAGCGCGAGATCCCCGGCTACTACCTGCGCATCACCGATTACGCCGACGAACTGCTGGGCGCGGTCCAGAACGACCTGCCAGGCTGGCCCGAGCGCGTGCGCCTGATGCAGGAAAACTGGATCGGCAAATCCGAGGGCCTGCGCTTCGCCTTCCCGCACCAGATCGCCGGCCAGGACGGCCAGCTGATCCAGGACGGCAAGCTGTATGTCTTCACTACCCGCGCCGACACCATCATGGGCGTGACCTTCTGCGCCGTGGCGCCGGAGCACCCCCTGGCCACGCAGGCCGCCTTGTCCAATCCGCAGTTGGCCGCGTTCATCGAACAATGCAAGCTGGGCGGCACGACCGAGGCCGAAATGGCCACGCGCGAAAAGGAAGGCATGCCCACGGGCCTCTTCGTCACGCACCCGGTCACGGGCGCCGAGGTCGAGGTCTGGGTCGGCAACTACGTGCTCATGAGCTACGGCGACGGCGCCGTCATGGGCGTGCCGGCGCATGACGAGCGCGATTTCGCCTTCGCCAGGAAGTACGACCTGCCCATCGTCCAGGTCGTGGACGTGGCCGGCAAGGAATACTCCACCAACGCCTGGCAGGAGTGGTACGGCGACAAGCAGGCCGGCCGCACCATCAATTCGGGCAAGTACGACGGCCTCTCGCACAAGGAAGCGGTCGACGCCATCGCCGTCGACCTGGGCGCACAAGGCCTGGGCGAAAAGCAGACCACCTGGCGCCTGCGCGACTGGGGCATCTCGCGCCAGCGCTATTGGGGCACCCCGATACCCATCATCCATTGCGCGGATTGCGGTCCGGTCCCGGTTCCGGAAAAAGACCTGCCGGTGGTCCTGCCCGACGACCTCATCCCGGACGGCAGCGGCAATCCGCTGACCAAGAACGAGGCCTTCCTGTCCTGCGCCTGCCCCAATTGCGGCAAGCCGGCGCGCCGCGAGACGGACACGATGGACACCTTCGTGGATTCGTCCTGGTATTTCATGCGCTACACCTCGCCGGGCAACAACAATGCCATGGTCGACGCGCGCAATGACTACTGGATGCCGATGGACCAGTACATCGGCGGCATCGAACACGCGGTGCTCCACCTGCTGTACGCCCGCTTCTGGACCAAGGTCATGCGCGACATGGGCTTGCTCAACTTCGACGAACCCTTCACCAAGCTGCTGTGCCAGGGCATGGTGCTGAACCATATCTACTCGCGCAAGACGCCCCAGGGCGGCATCGAGTATTTCTGGCCTGAAGACGTCGAAAACGTCTACGACGACCGCGGCGCCATTGTCGGCGCCAAGCTGAAGTCGGACGGCTCCGCCATCACCTACGGCGGCGTGGGCACCATGTCCAAGTCCAAGAACAACGGCGTCGATCCGCAATCGCTGATCGACACGCTGGGCGCGGACACGGCCCGCCTGTTCGTCATGTTCGCCAGCCCGCCGGAACAGACCCTCGAATGGTCCGACTCCGGCGTCGAAGGCTCCAACCGCTTCCTGCGCCGCCTCTGGTCCATCAGCTACGGCCAGCGTGAAGCCATCGCGCGCGGTCTGGCCCATGGCGCCGACTGGTCGCAGGCGCCAGCCCCGGTCAAGGATCTGCGCCGCGAAGTCTATGGCCTGCTCAAGCAAGCCGACTACGACTACCAGCGCATCCAGTACAACACCGTCGTGTCCGCGTGCATGAAGATGCTCAACGCCATCGACGATGCCAAGCTGCCGGAAGGCGCGCCCGCGGACGCCGCCTACGCCGAAACGCTGGGCGTGCTGCTGCGCGTGCTGTACCCGGTGGTGCCGCACATCACCTGGCACCTGTGGCGCGACCTGGGCTACGCCCACGAGCTGGGCGACCTGCTCGACGCGCCCTGGCCGCACGTGGACGAAGCGGCGCTGGTCGCCGACGAGATCGAGCTGATGCTCCAGGTCAACGGCAAGCTGCGCGGCTCCATCCGCGTGGCCGCCAAGGCCGCCAAGGAAGACATCGAGAAGCTCGCGGCATCCCAGGAAGAGGTCGCCCGCTTCCTGGAAGGCCGTCCGCCCAAGCGCGTCATCGTGGTTCCGGGCAAACTGGTCAACGTCGTAGGCTGA
- the lptE gene encoding LPS assembly lipoprotein LptE → MHFAGQQTHSPRQSWLLRGACLALFMLLSACGFALRGVTPMPFETLYVGIPDTTQFGADVRRALRAASPDTKLVAGPKEAQAILQQVGDTRTLREVSLNAQGRVEEYELGINYTFRLIDAKGRALIPDTTLSIYREMPYDDQVVQAKQGQIDTLYKAMQRDLVSRLLRRMTAPEVRKAFENAEQRAEDGETPLYDPTMPEQQRTPAPWQTPSTTDPAILR, encoded by the coding sequence ATGCACTTCGCCGGGCAACAAACGCATTCCCCCCGCCAGTCCTGGCTGCTGCGCGGCGCCTGCCTGGCGCTGTTCATGCTGCTTTCCGCTTGCGGCTTCGCCTTGCGGGGAGTCACTCCGATGCCGTTCGAGACACTGTATGTCGGCATTCCCGACACCACCCAGTTCGGTGCCGATGTGCGCCGCGCGCTGCGCGCGGCGTCTCCGGACACCAAGCTCGTGGCAGGCCCCAAAGAGGCCCAGGCCATTCTGCAGCAAGTGGGCGACACCCGCACCCTGCGCGAAGTCTCTCTGAACGCCCAGGGCCGCGTCGAAGAATATGAACTCGGCATCAACTACACGTTCCGTCTGATTGACGCAAAGGGCCGCGCGCTGATCCCGGACACGACGTTGTCGATCTACCGCGAAATGCCTTACGACGACCAGGTCGTGCAGGCCAAGCAGGGACAGATCGACACGCTGTACAAGGCCATGCAGCGCGACCTCGTGTCCCGCCTGCTGCGCCGCATGACCGCGCCGGAAGTGCGCAAGGCGTTCGAAAACGCCGAACAGCGCGCCGAAGACGGCGAGACCCCGCTGTACGATCCAACCATGCCGGAACAGCAGCGCACGCCCGCGCCGTGGCAGACGCCGTCCACCACCGACCCGGCCATCCTGCGCTAA
- the holA gene encoding DNA polymerase III subunit delta codes for MAQPLDADRLAEHLQRPGNRLAPLYTVSGDEPLLVTEAVDALRAAARNAGYSERLSMVMDARSDWSSVTAATQSVSLFGDRRILEIKIPTGKPGKSGADTLAKLAEQAEKQADPDTLVLIALPRLDKATRESRWVQALNRGGMMVDIANIERGRLPAWVGMRLARQNQRADSATLQWMADKVEGNLLAAHQEIQKLGLLYPEGQLAAEDVERAVLNVARYDVFGLRDAMLAGDIGRTIRMIDGLRAEGEALPLVLWAVGEEIRLLARVAEARTLGQDVNGLMRRLRIFGAHERLALQALGRVQPNVWPAAVQHAHEVDRLIKGLSVPGRLSDPWEEMTRLALRVAAAGGRP; via the coding sequence ATGGCACAGCCCCTGGACGCGGATCGCCTGGCCGAGCATTTGCAGCGGCCAGGCAACCGCCTGGCGCCGCTCTATACGGTGTCCGGCGACGAACCGCTGCTCGTGACCGAGGCCGTGGACGCCCTGCGCGCCGCGGCCCGCAACGCAGGCTACAGCGAGCGCCTGTCCATGGTCATGGACGCGCGCAGCGACTGGAGTTCGGTCACCGCCGCCACCCAGAGCGTGTCGCTGTTCGGCGACCGCCGCATACTTGAAATCAAGATCCCGACCGGCAAGCCCGGCAAGTCCGGCGCCGACACCCTGGCCAAGCTGGCCGAACAGGCCGAAAAGCAGGCGGATCCGGACACGCTCGTCCTGATCGCCCTGCCCCGCCTGGACAAGGCCACCCGCGAAAGCCGCTGGGTGCAGGCGCTGAACCGCGGCGGCATGATGGTCGACATCGCCAACATCGAGCGCGGCCGCCTGCCCGCCTGGGTCGGCATGCGCCTGGCGCGCCAGAACCAGCGCGCCGACAGCGCCACGCTGCAATGGATGGCGGACAAAGTGGAAGGCAATCTGCTGGCCGCCCACCAGGAAATCCAGAAGCTGGGCCTGCTCTACCCCGAAGGCCAACTGGCCGCGGAAGACGTCGAACGCGCGGTGCTGAACGTGGCGCGCTATGACGTCTTCGGCTTGCGCGACGCCATGCTCGCCGGCGACATCGGCCGCACTATCCGCATGATCGACGGCCTGCGCGCCGAAGGCGAGGCCCTGCCGCTGGTGCTGTGGGCGGTCGGCGAGGAAATCCGCCTGCTGGCCCGCGTCGCGGAAGCCCGCACCCTGGGCCAGGACGTCAACGGCCTGATGCGCCGCCTGCGCATCTTCGGCGCGCACGAGCGCCTGGCGTTGCAGGCGCTAGGCCGCGTGCAGCCGAACGTGTGGCCCGCCGCCGTGCAGCACGCCCATGAGGTCGACCGCCTGATCAAGGGCCTGTCCGTACCTGGACGCCTGTCCGATCCCTGGGAAGAAATGACGCGGCTCGCTTTGCGCGTCGCCGCCGCCGGCGGACGACCGTGA